The proteins below come from a single Priestia aryabhattai genomic window:
- a CDS encoding helix-turn-helix domain-containing protein produces MTVFTPEEVAQMLKVSTMTIYRHIKKGSLRASKIGQQYRISDEQLKEYFNAHEVKAVSV; encoded by the coding sequence ATGACAGTATTCACGCCGGAAGAAGTAGCTCAAATGCTTAAGGTTAGCACAATGACTATTTATAGACATATAAAAAAGGGTTCTTTAAGAGCTTCTAAGATAGGTCAACAGTATCGTATTTCAGATGAGCAACTAAAAGAGTATTTTAACGCTCATGAAGTGAAGGCTGTTT